The following proteins are encoded in a genomic region of Mycolicibacterium confluentis:
- a CDS encoding siderophore-interacting protein, translating into MTDSTLSRGLTGTLVKLWRGGDYEFTVTGRTEISPHYLRLHFDAGNLLAERAVHPTMWIRGWFPDGDRSHQRGYTLVNPDSEAGTVDIDFALHDGVATNWARGAEPGDTLEVTVLGSSFELPQPAPAGYLIAGDTASLPAINSLLAAIGDTPAWVFLEAAHDDDRDLPVNTGAGEVDVIWVDRTDAGKGLVEAVRESAFDASDHFGWVACDNRTTRGVARVFREDYAIPRRAIKAQGYWVA; encoded by the coding sequence ATGACTGACTCCACACTCTCCCGCGGCCTGACGGGAACGCTGGTCAAGCTGTGGCGAGGCGGTGACTACGAGTTCACCGTGACCGGGCGTACCGAGATCAGCCCGCACTACCTGCGACTGCACTTCGATGCCGGCAACCTGCTGGCCGAGCGCGCGGTCCATCCGACGATGTGGATCCGGGGGTGGTTCCCCGACGGCGACAGATCCCACCAGCGCGGTTACACACTGGTCAACCCGGACTCCGAAGCCGGCACCGTCGACATCGATTTCGCACTGCACGACGGCGTCGCCACCAACTGGGCCCGCGGCGCCGAACCGGGGGACACCCTCGAGGTCACGGTGCTCGGCAGCAGCTTCGAACTCCCGCAACCCGCACCCGCCGGATACCTCATCGCCGGGGATACCGCATCGCTGCCCGCGATCAACTCGCTGCTCGCCGCGATCGGCGACACCCCGGCGTGGGTGTTCCTCGAGGCGGCCCACGACGACGATCGCGACCTCCCGGTCAACACCGGCGCGGGCGAGGTCGACGTCATCTGGGTGGACCGCACCGATGCCGGAAAGGGTCTTGTCGAGGCGGTCCGAGAGTCGGCGTTCGACGCCTCCGACCACTTCGGCTGGGTCGCATGCGACAACCGCACCACGCGGGGTGTCGCGCGAGTCTTCCGTGAGGACTACGCGATTCCGCGCCGGGCGATCAAGGCCCAGGGCTACTGGGTCGCCTGA
- a CDS encoding TetR/AcrR family transcriptional regulator — translation MAGNNWLASRRSEVAADRILDAAGELFAKRPAASVGMHEIATAAGCSRATLYRYFENREALYTAYVHREAYGVHHEMLERIRDVEDPREKLIEGFLASLQLVRSSPALQSWFSAGDAPIGAEIAESSHVIKAMSAAFVESLGPGDDPATVDRKSRWLVRVLTSLLIFPGHDEADERSMVEEFLLPIVTPSPQSADEMSQATQ, via the coding sequence ATGGCGGGCAACAACTGGCTGGCGTCGCGGCGCAGCGAGGTGGCCGCCGACCGTATCCTCGACGCCGCGGGCGAGCTGTTCGCCAAACGCCCCGCCGCGTCCGTCGGCATGCACGAGATCGCCACTGCCGCAGGCTGTTCGCGCGCCACGCTGTACCGGTACTTCGAGAACCGCGAGGCCCTGTACACCGCCTACGTGCATCGAGAGGCGTACGGCGTGCACCACGAGATGCTCGAACGCATCCGGGATGTCGAGGATCCGCGGGAGAAGCTCATCGAAGGCTTCCTGGCCTCGCTGCAACTGGTGCGCAGCAGTCCTGCGCTGCAGTCGTGGTTCTCGGCAGGCGATGCCCCGATCGGTGCCGAGATCGCCGAGTCGTCGCACGTGATCAAGGCCATGAGCGCGGCCTTCGTCGAATCGCTCGGCCCCGGTGATGATCCGGCCACCGTCGACCGCAAGTCGCGGTGGCTGGTGCGGGTGCTCACCTCACTGCTGATCTTCCCGGGTCACGACGAGGCCGACGAACGGTCGATGGTCGAGGAGTTCCTGCTGCCGATCGTCACCCCGTCGCCGCAGTCCGCTGACGAGATGAGTCAGGCGACCCAGTAG
- a CDS encoding cytochrome P450, translating to MTASVSHSARAEFHLATAESWADPWPMYKALRDDDPVHHVTPQDRADHDYYVLSRHADIWAAARDHGTFSSAQGLTVNYGELEMIGLQDNPPMVMQDPPGHTEFRRLVSRGFTPRQVEAVEPKVREFVVERIERLRAEGGGDIVADLFKPLPSMVVAHYLGVPEEDRAQFDGWTEAIVAANTTEGGVAGALETLGDALAEMMGYFTALIERRRTTPEDDTVSHLVAAGIGADGDIAGVLSILAFTFTMVTGGNDTTTGMLGGSVQLLHRRPDQRRLLAENPDLIPDSVDEFLRLTSPVQGLARTTTRDVTIADTTIPEGRRVLLLYGSGNHDERQYGPDAGELDVTRRPRNILTFSHGAHHCLGAAAARMQSRVALRELLSRCPDFEVDEDAVVWAGGSYVRRPLSVPFTVK from the coding sequence ATGACAGCTTCGGTGTCTCATTCGGCACGAGCGGAGTTCCACCTGGCCACCGCCGAGTCCTGGGCCGACCCGTGGCCAATGTACAAGGCCCTGCGCGATGACGATCCGGTGCACCACGTGACACCCCAGGACCGCGCCGACCACGACTACTACGTGCTGTCCCGCCACGCCGACATCTGGGCCGCGGCCCGCGACCACGGCACCTTCTCCTCCGCGCAGGGCCTGACAGTCAACTACGGTGAACTGGAAATGATTGGCCTGCAGGACAATCCGCCGATGGTCATGCAGGACCCGCCAGGGCACACCGAGTTCCGCAGGCTGGTGTCGCGCGGTTTCACTCCGCGTCAGGTGGAGGCCGTCGAACCCAAGGTCCGCGAGTTCGTCGTGGAGAGGATCGAGCGCCTTCGCGCCGAGGGCGGTGGCGACATCGTCGCCGACCTGTTCAAACCGTTGCCCTCGATGGTGGTGGCGCACTATCTCGGTGTGCCCGAGGAGGATCGGGCCCAGTTCGACGGGTGGACCGAGGCCATCGTCGCAGCCAACACCACCGAGGGCGGCGTGGCGGGCGCACTGGAGACCCTCGGTGACGCCCTGGCCGAGATGATGGGTTACTTCACCGCCCTGATCGAGCGCAGACGCACCACACCGGAAGACGACACGGTGTCGCACCTGGTGGCCGCGGGCATCGGGGCCGACGGCGACATCGCCGGCGTGCTGTCGATCCTGGCGTTCACGTTCACCATGGTCACCGGCGGCAACGACACCACCACCGGCATGCTCGGTGGCTCGGTGCAGTTGCTGCACCGCCGCCCCGATCAGCGTCGCCTGCTGGCCGAAAACCCCGATCTGATCCCGGATTCCGTCGACGAGTTCCTGCGTTTGACGTCCCCCGTGCAGGGATTGGCGCGCACCACTACCCGCGACGTCACCATCGCCGACACCACCATCCCGGAAGGACGCCGCGTGCTCCTGCTCTACGGTTCGGGCAACCACGACGAACGTCAGTACGGCCCCGACGCCGGCGAACTCGACGTCACACGCCGACCGCGCAACATCTTGACGTTCAGCCACGGCGCGCACCACTGCCTGGGCGCCGCGGCGGCCCGGATGCAGTCGCGGGTAGCGCTTCGTGAACTGCTCTCGCGCTGCCCGGATTTCGAGGTCGACGAGGACGCCGTCGTCTGGGCCGGCGGCAGTTACGTCCGTCGCCCGCTGTCCGTCCCGTTCACGGTGAAATGA